In Streptomyces sp. NBC_00878, a single window of DNA contains:
- a CDS encoding Ppx/GppA family phosphatase: MRMGVLDVGSNTVRLVIAETDGAVPLPVHTAKRQLRLSAHVEPGGHLPPEQVNRLVEAVTAARVEGLRWGVTRPFAFATAIVRDAPNRAEVLGRVTAEAGVPLHVLPGEVEAELTFLAARRWMGWRAGPLALLDIGGGCLEVAFGRSRLPDFAISLPLGAGRLTREFFRGQDPPSPRRTKLLRRHVRHQLRDVAARIRWEAPRTTVATSRTFQQLGRLCGAAPGRSGPFTPRGMTRADLGRAVQQLAVLPAAERALLPGISLARSGQSLAGAIVAHTAMKLMGIDEVTICPWALREGVLLRCIEDGNADWWDGTAPNLRDQVTVPPQVLRPIGVDVTATVSATTPHAQLPTR; the protein is encoded by the coding sequence ATGCGAATGGGTGTGCTTGATGTCGGCTCGAACACGGTACGGCTCGTCATCGCCGAGACGGACGGAGCCGTGCCTCTCCCCGTGCACACGGCCAAGCGCCAGTTGCGGCTCTCCGCCCATGTCGAGCCGGGTGGTCACCTGCCGCCGGAGCAGGTGAACCGGCTGGTGGAAGCCGTGACGGCTGCCCGGGTGGAGGGCCTGCGGTGGGGGGTGACCCGGCCGTTCGCCTTCGCCACGGCGATCGTGCGGGACGCCCCGAACCGCGCCGAGGTGCTCGGGCGGGTCACCGCGGAGGCGGGAGTGCCGCTGCACGTGCTGCCCGGCGAGGTCGAGGCGGAGCTGACCTTCCTGGCGGCGCGGCGCTGGATGGGCTGGCGCGCGGGGCCGCTGGCTCTGCTGGACATCGGGGGCGGCTGCCTGGAGGTGGCCTTCGGCCGGAGCAGGCTGCCCGACTTCGCGATCTCGCTGCCGCTGGGGGCCGGCCGGCTGACCCGTGAGTTCTTCCGCGGCCAGGACCCGCCGTCCCCGCGCAGGACCAAGCTGCTGCGCCGGCACGTGCGCCACCAACTGCGTGACGTCGCGGCCCGTATCCGCTGGGAGGCGCCGCGTACGACGGTCGCCACCTCGCGTACGTTCCAGCAGCTGGGCCGGCTGTGCGGCGCGGCCCCGGGCCGGTCGGGGCCCTTCACTCCGCGCGGCATGACCCGTGCCGACCTCGGCAGGGCCGTCCAGCAGCTGGCGGTGTTACCGGCCGCCGAGCGTGCCCTTCTGCCGGGCATCTCCCTCGCGCGCTCAGGTCAGTCGCTGGCCGGGGCGATCGTCGCGCACACCGCGATGAAGCTGATGGGCATCGACGAGGTGACCATCTGCCCCTGGGCGCTGCGCGAGGGGGTCCTGCTGCGCTGCATCGAGGACGGCAACGCCGACTGGTGGGACGGCACGGCGCCCAACCTCCGTGACCAGGTGACTGTGCCGCCGCAGGTGCTCCGTCCGATCGGCGTGGACGTGACCGCCACGGTGTCCGCCACCACGCCCCATGCTCAACTCCCCACCCGGTAA
- a CDS encoding DUF6479 family protein: protein MDTFGWDLAVPNEIVAGSAPFVVGLLITAMLIVAVWWGMRVRAREPGPPRPEDQPHLPAGGAVHEISEMREPDEMPHNGRVLTPHELHGNVSSRRAKDQKRSTWGRNSSGGFGSGGLGHH, encoded by the coding sequence ATGGACACCTTCGGCTGGGACCTGGCTGTTCCGAACGAAATCGTGGCCGGTTCGGCCCCCTTCGTGGTGGGACTTCTGATCACGGCGATGCTGATCGTCGCGGTGTGGTGGGGGATGCGGGTGCGTGCCCGGGAGCCCGGGCCGCCGCGCCCCGAGGACCAGCCCCATCTGCCCGCGGGCGGCGCGGTACACGAGATCAGCGAGATGCGCGAGCCCGACGAGATGCCGCACAACGGCAGGGTTCTCACCCCGCACGAGCTGCACGGCAACGTCTCCTCGCGCCGCGCCAAGGACCAGAAACGGTCGACCTGGGGCCGCAACAGCAGCGGCGGCTTCGGCAGCGGCGGCCTCGGCCACCACTGA
- a CDS encoding Rho termination factor N-terminal domain-containing protein: protein MPRPQIKDEKTYQALRREGAGKEKAARIANSPKSSSRKGGKSGSYEDRSKQDLYEQARKVGVEGRSSMSKDELIRALRNR, encoded by the coding sequence ATGCCCAGGCCGCAGATCAAGGACGAGAAGACCTACCAGGCGCTGCGTCGCGAGGGTGCGGGCAAGGAGAAGGCGGCTCGGATCGCCAACAGCCCGAAGTCCTCCTCCCGCAAGGGCGGGAAGAGCGGCTCGTACGAGGACCGGTCGAAGCAGGACCTGTACGAGCAGGCGAGGAAGGTCGGCGTCGAGGGCCGCTCATCGATGTCGAAGGACGAACTCATCAGGGCGCTGCGGAACCGCTGA
- a CDS encoding VOC family protein — translation MVHVLSSRTLLRPTDPERSRAFYGEKLGLPVYREFGTGPERGTVYFLGGGYLEVAGRSAEPPSPAVKLWLQVPDVTAAHEELLAAGVEVRRPPVKEPWGLIEMWLADPDGTEIVVVEVPADHPLRYRP, via the coding sequence ATGGTGCATGTACTGAGCAGCCGGACCTTGCTCCGCCCCACCGACCCCGAGCGCTCCCGCGCCTTCTACGGCGAGAAACTGGGCCTGCCCGTCTACCGCGAGTTCGGCACGGGCCCCGAGCGCGGCACCGTCTACTTCCTCGGCGGCGGCTACCTGGAGGTCGCGGGCCGCTCCGCGGAACCCCCCTCCCCCGCCGTCAAGTTGTGGCTCCAGGTCCCGGACGTCACGGCGGCCCACGAGGAGCTCCTGGCCGCGGGCGTCGAGGTGCGCCGGCCCCCGGTGAAGGAGCCGTGGGGGCTGATCGAGATGTGGCTCGCAGATCCGGACGGGACGGAGATCGTGGTGGTGGAGGTCCCGGCGGACCATCCCTTGCGGTATCGCCCGTGA
- a CDS encoding GNAT family N-acetyltransferase — translation MDTAATGPTFRDATDADVDALVVLIESAYRGDSSRTGWTTEADILEGQRTDPEGVLAVIKSPDSRLLTVEREGAVVACCQLEHRGDHAYFGMFAVRPALQGAGLGKVIIAEAERFARETWDVKEMHMTVISVRDDLIAWYERRGYRRTGEMTPFPYGDERFGIPQRDDLRFELLVKPLA, via the coding sequence ATGGATACCGCCGCCACCGGACCGACCTTCCGTGACGCCACCGACGCCGACGTCGACGCCCTCGTCGTGCTGATCGAGTCGGCCTACCGGGGAGACTCCAGCCGCACCGGCTGGACCACCGAGGCGGACATCCTGGAGGGCCAGCGGACCGACCCGGAGGGTGTGCTCGCGGTCATCAAGTCGCCCGACAGCCGCCTGCTGACCGTTGAGCGCGAGGGTGCGGTGGTCGCCTGCTGCCAGCTCGAACACCGCGGTGACCATGCCTACTTCGGCATGTTCGCGGTTCGCCCCGCCCTCCAGGGCGCGGGCCTCGGCAAGGTGATCATCGCCGAGGCGGAGCGGTTCGCCCGCGAGACCTGGGACGTCAAGGAGATGCACATGACCGTGATCTCCGTACGCGACGACCTCATTGCCTGGTACGAGCGGCGCGGCTACCGCCGTACGGGAGAGATGACTCCCTTCCCGTACGGCGACGAGCGCTTCGGCATCCCGCAGCGCGACGACCTGCGCTTCGAGCTCCTGGTGAAGCCGCTCGCATAA
- a CDS encoding glycerophosphodiester phosphodiesterase family protein — MNFLTIGHRGIMGVEPENTLRSFIAAQQAGLDLIELDLHLSKDGALVVMHDADVDRTTDGSGPIAEKTLAELRVLDAGRGERIPVFEEVLDAVTAPLQAEIKDVAAARALAEVMNRRDLVGRVEVLSFHDEAVAEIARLVPGVRTALVASRYGIDVVERATAVGATSLVLNIRRLTLEVVERARKADLRIIGWVVNTQDHLRLVRALELDGATTDYPEIKRTGRFTA, encoded by the coding sequence TTGAACTTTCTCACCATCGGGCACCGCGGAATCATGGGTGTCGAACCGGAGAACACCCTCCGTTCCTTCATCGCCGCCCAGCAGGCCGGCCTCGACCTCATCGAACTCGATCTGCATCTGAGCAAGGACGGCGCACTCGTCGTCATGCACGACGCCGATGTGGACCGTACGACCGACGGCTCGGGGCCGATCGCCGAGAAGACCCTCGCCGAGCTGCGGGTACTGGACGCGGGCCGTGGTGAGCGCATCCCGGTCTTCGAGGAGGTCCTGGACGCCGTCACGGCCCCGCTACAGGCCGAGATCAAGGACGTGGCCGCGGCCCGGGCGCTCGCGGAGGTCATGAACCGGCGCGACCTCGTCGGCAGGGTCGAGGTCCTGTCGTTCCACGACGAGGCCGTCGCCGAGATCGCGCGGCTCGTGCCCGGCGTCCGTACGGCACTGGTCGCCAGCCGCTATGGCATCGATGTCGTCGAGCGGGCGACCGCGGTCGGCGCCACGAGTCTCGTCCTGAACATCCGGCGGCTGACCCTGGAGGTCGTCGAGCGCGCACGCAAGGCGGACCTGCGGATCATCGGCTGGGTCGTGAACACCCAGGACCACCTGCGCCTCGTACGCGCCCTGGAACTGGACGGCGCGACCACCGACTATCCGGAGATCAAACGCACCGGCCGCTTCACGGCGTAA